One region of Candidatus Thorarchaeota archaeon genomic DNA includes:
- a CDS encoding 50S ribosomal protein L6 — MSVHAVYEKQIQIPEKCKVTIEDRTVTVSGPMGTVSRSFMDSQTTIRLDGREFVASTTSKRKHDRAMVGTIVAHLRNMFDGVQHGYKYELKVVYSHFPMNIEVRGKELTIKNFIGERGVRKAHLIGDVKIQVAEDEITITGIDLEQVSQSAANIQSACKLRGKDRRVYLDGVYVIRKTVGGKTKSVV, encoded by the coding sequence ATGTCGGTCCATGCAGTATACGAGAAGCAAATCCAAATACCCGAGAAGTGCAAGGTCACGATTGAAGACAGGACAGTGACTGTCAGCGGTCCGATGGGTACAGTCAGTCGGTCATTCATGGATTCTCAGACCACAATCAGGCTGGACGGCCGCGAGTTTGTCGCATCGACCACCTCGAAACGAAAGCACGACCGGGCCATGGTGGGGACTATCGTTGCACACCTCCGCAACATGTTCGACGGCGTCCAGCATGGCTACAAGTACGAACTGAAAGTGGTCTACTCCCACTTTCCTATGAACATCGAGGTCCGGGGAAAGGAACTGACCATCAAGAACTTCATCGGTGAACGTGGTGTGCGCAAGGCCCATCTGATTGGCGACGTCAAGATTCAGGTCGCTGAAGATGAGATCACCATTACAGGGATAGATCTAGAGCAGGTGTCGCAGAGTGCAGCTAACATCCAATCAGCATGCAAGCTGCGGGGAAAGGACAGGCGAGTCTACCTTGATGGTGTCTATGTGATTCGCAAGACCGTGGGCGGGAAAACCAAGTCCGTCGTTTAG
- a CDS encoding 50S ribosomal protein L32e encodes MSKDAKTPKKTAKKSEDTPEKEPKKTTAKSAEKTGTKKTESAARTSSKKTTEAVAEKPKTAKTEVKTRKAPQKSEAAVKSESRKKVTEPAAKTTAEPRKRATAKAAAEPEVKTTSRTKAEAAPKKRTPAVTKGEEPAPVTMTEARPKEKKPKAEKAEPVAAPPKVTKTVKKAPSKMTKAVPAEVPKKEEPLTSAKAIRGSRLWRITQEKKKRQPAFRHEQAHRWRRIKNSWRKVRGIDNLAREKRKGRIALVNPGYRKPVAVRAVHPSGYIEVLVSRPTDIDGLDPMRYAVRIDGHVGVKKRQEIIKRSEAASLRVLNPGAPETAVTEEELFSELEGVEELEAEKK; translated from the coding sequence ATGTCTAAGGATGCTAAGACCCCAAAGAAGACCGCGAAGAAGTCAGAAGACACTCCTGAGAAGGAGCCGAAGAAGACAACGGCAAAGAGTGCCGAGAAGACTGGCACCAAGAAGACCGAGTCAGCTGCGAGGACCTCTTCAAAGAAGACTACAGAAGCTGTGGCAGAGAAACCGAAGACCGCGAAGACCGAAGTGAAGACGCGAAAGGCCCCGCAGAAGAGTGAGGCGGCGGTGAAGTCGGAGTCCAGGAAGAAGGTCACAGAGCCCGCGGCCAAGACCACGGCCGAACCTCGGAAGAGGGCCACAGCCAAGGCCGCTGCTGAACCTGAAGTCAAGACCACATCGAGGACAAAGGCAGAAGCCGCACCAAAGAAGCGTACACCAGCCGTGACCAAAGGGGAAGAGCCAGCACCGGTAACAATGACTGAGGCAAGACCCAAGGAGAAGAAACCCAAGGCTGAGAAGGCAGAACCAGTAGCGGCTCCGCCCAAGGTCACAAAGACAGTCAAGAAGGCCCCGTCAAAGATGACCAAAGCCGTTCCTGCAGAGGTCCCCAAGAAGGAGGAGCCGCTGACCAGCGCGAAGGCGATACGTGGGTCAAGACTCTGGAGGATTACTCAGGAGAAGAAGAAGAGACAGCCTGCATTCAGACATGAGCAAGCCCATCGATGGAGGCGTATCAAGAACTCCTGGCGGAAGGTCAGAGGTATTGACAATCTTGCTCGTGAGAAGCGCAAGGGAAGGATAGCCCTAGTCAATCCGGGGTATAGGAAGCCCGTTGCAGTCAGAGCAGTCCATCCCTCCGGGTACATAGAAGTCCTTGTCTCCCGTCCTACAGACATTGACGGCCTTGACCCAATGAGGTATGCTGTCAGGATCGATGGCCACGTTGGCGTGAAGAAGCGCCAGGAGATAATCAAGAGGTCAGAGGCTGCATCTCTTAGAGTACTGAACCCTGGAGCGCCAGAGACTGCGGTTACTGAGGAAGAGCTATTCTCAGAGCTTGAAGGAGTTGAA